The proteins below are encoded in one region of Brachyspira intermedia PWS/A:
- a CDS encoding sigma factor, which translates to MKDKDKIPNITNENEQEYWLEFKKTLSTNIKTAFIIKYSPLVKYVASKIYVNMEFHKRIEFQDLIGFASFALTDAIDKYNPNRDIKFKTYAIARIKDVIREELRRLD; encoded by the coding sequence ATGAAAGACAAAGATAAAATACCAAATATTACTAATGAGAATGAGCAGGAATATTGGCTTGAGTTTAAAAAGACTCTTTCAACTAATATAAAAACTGCTTTTATTATTAAGTATTCTCCTTTAGTTAAATATGTGGCAAGTAAGATATATGTTAATATGGAATTTCATAAACGTATTGAATTTCAAGATTTAATAGGATTTGCTTCTTTTGCACTTACTGATGCTATTGATAAATATAATCCTAATAGAGACATTAAGTTTAAAACTTATGCGATTGCTAGAATCAAGGATGTAATAAGAGAAGAGCTTAGAAGATTAGATTAA
- a CDS encoding flagellar biosynthesis regulator FlhF: MVDIRTIRGKDKKDALVKARVEFGVNFVILTSKDIKVGGFLGLGTKTEHELRIMLNNSIYDRKNNSMNEDKSYSDDEDEMYRSKLLSDRIEMKKHSSETIDASEMADRIVSITKALKEKSASRNNSFSNNNASRSNFHENSYSTENEDIPEELLNDTTTNNNSTKANIIEEKIEDNNTREKSVDNFIPLPNFSNNQYSNFQGSTFANMRNPMLSDYSSNNAFSPISNYSNFATNNISNNNIPNNSFMNNLNNNVMYNHTNSSNNNQNNINQNNSSNSVDDNVKKIVQEQIRDIIKEYLENNIPNINLNKNNSNNSNINEDSKHQNKISHSDTSSDEDEIKNAIEEIKESRREQRIIREQRESKEENNVRESKNNIRDYFNDDTKEEDYDNEENDIEDNAEANIADGMEESFSYLRDREFPEEILLELREYLLTSSNARFFQSKDVIREEVEKYFAERLILSNGIEIGAKKKIIVFVGPTGVGKTTTIPKIAAQYMKSGKKVSFVTIDNYRIAAVDQLQRYASIMKVPFTSASTPEALRAEIRKMDNSSLLFIDTMGRSPKGAEDIVAMSKYFTTVGRFDMDIQLVMSATAKYKDALKILNGFKPTNYKGVILTKVDETDYLASSICAITKKKLPITYITHGQGVPKDISTAKKYGYKIMEGLFGH, translated from the coding sequence ATGGTAGATATACGCACTATTAGAGGGAAGGATAAAAAAGATGCATTAGTTAAAGCCAGAGTTGAATTTGGTGTCAACTTTGTTATTTTAACTAGTAAAGATATAAAAGTGGGCGGATTTTTAGGGCTTGGAACGAAAACAGAACATGAACTTAGAATAATGCTTAATAATTCTATTTACGATAGAAAAAATAATTCTATGAATGAAGATAAATCTTATTCGGATGATGAAGATGAAATGTATAGAAGCAAACTTTTAAGCGATAGAATAGAAATGAAAAAGCATTCATCTGAAACTATAGATGCAAGTGAAATGGCAGATAGAATAGTTTCTATAACTAAAGCATTGAAAGAAAAAAGTGCTAGTAGAAATAATAGCTTTTCTAATAATAATGCATCCCGTTCTAATTTTCATGAAAATTCTTATAGTACTGAAAATGAAGATATACCTGAAGAACTTTTAAATGATACTACTACTAATAATAATAGTACAAAGGCAAATATTATTGAAGAAAAAATAGAAGATAATAATACAAGAGAAAAAAGCGTTGACAATTTTATACCATTACCTAATTTTAGTAATAATCAATATTCTAATTTTCAAGGTTCTACATTTGCTAATATGAGAAATCCCATGCTTTCAGATTATTCTAGTAATAATGCTTTTTCTCCTATTAGTAATTACAGCAATTTTGCTACTAATAATATTTCTAATAACAATATTCCTAATAATAGTTTTATGAATAATCTTAACAATAATGTTATGTATAATCATACTAATAGTTCTAATAATAATCAGAATAATATTAATCAAAATAATAGTAGTAATTCTGTAGATGATAATGTAAAAAAAATAGTTCAGGAACAAATAAGAGATATAATAAAAGAATATTTAGAGAATAATATTCCTAATATAAATTTAAATAAAAATAACTCCAATAATTCTAATATAAATGAAGATTCAAAACATCAAAATAAAATTTCTCATTCAGATACTTCTTCTGATGAAGATGAAATAAAAAATGCTATAGAAGAGATTAAAGAATCAAGAAGAGAACAAAGAATAATAAGAGAGCAGAGAGAATCTAAAGAAGAAAATAATGTAAGAGAAAGTAAAAATAATATCAGAGATTATTTCAATGATGATACAAAAGAAGAAGATTATGATAATGAAGAAAATGATATTGAAGATAATGCTGAAGCAAATATTGCAGATGGAATGGAAGAAAGTTTCAGTTATTTAAGAGACAGAGAGTTTCCTGAAGAAATATTACTTGAGTTAAGAGAATATTTACTTACATCAAGTAATGCAAGATTCTTTCAATCTAAAGATGTCATAAGAGAGGAAGTAGAAAAATATTTTGCTGAAAGATTAATACTTTCCAATGGTATAGAAATAGGTGCTAAGAAAAAAATTATAGTATTTGTAGGACCTACTGGTGTAGGAAAAACAACTACAATACCTAAAATAGCAGCACAGTATATGAAATCTGGTAAAAAAGTTTCTTTTGTAACTATAGATAATTACAGAATAGCCGCAGTTGATCAGCTTCAAAGATATGCAAGCATAATGAAGGTACCATTTACAAGTGCTAGTACTCCTGAAGCTTTGAGAGCAGAGATTAGAAAGATGGATAATTCTTCATTGTTATTTATAGATACTATGGGACGTTCTCCTAAAGGTGCTGAAGATATAGTTGCTATGTCAAAATATTTCACTACAGTTGGAAGATTTGATATGGATATTCAGCTTGTTATGAGTGCCACTGCAAAGTATAAAGATGCTTTGAAGATATTAAATGGATTTAAACCTACAAATTATAAAGGTGTAATACTTACAAAGGTTGATGAAACAGATTATTTGGCTTCTTCAATTTGTGCTATTACAAAGAAAAAACTTCCTATTACTTATATAACTCATGGACAGGGTGTTCCTAAGGATATATCTACTGCTAAAAAATATGGTTATAAAATAATGGAAGGGTTATTCGGACATTAA
- a CDS encoding MinD/ParA family protein, translating to MKDQADELRKMMSMKDKRPQRIISIASGKGGVGKTNIAINLSIALQQLGQNVILVDADLGLGNVNVILGNMPEYNLYHVIKGVKKIHEIILETDYGIRYIAGASGFSSLANLSGRALTKLVNSMDSLNDADIIIVDTGAGISDNVLYFLLSSDESIVVTTPELTAILDAYGVIKSIAPENANADIKILVNRVIKASEGKEVSDKIIMTSKKYLDMDVKYLGHVMEDKTIPYAVSQQLPFYQYDNKCQASMSIHNIAKRIIDMEYDDGREVKGFGGFMESLLSFVSKK from the coding sequence ATGAAAGATCAAGCTGATGAATTAAGAAAAATGATGAGTATGAAAGATAAACGTCCTCAGCGTATTATAAGCATAGCAAGCGGTAAGGGCGGAGTAGGTAAAACTAATATAGCAATTAATTTATCCATAGCATTGCAGCAGCTTGGACAAAATGTGATTTTAGTTGATGCAGATCTTGGACTTGGTAATGTTAATGTTATACTTGGAAATATGCCTGAATATAATTTGTATCATGTTATTAAAGGTGTGAAAAAAATACATGAAATCATACTTGAAACAGATTATGGTATAAGATATATAGCAGGAGCTTCTGGATTTTCTTCTTTAGCTAATTTATCTGGAAGAGCTTTGACTAAATTAGTTAATAGCATGGATTCTTTGAATGATGCTGATATAATAATAGTTGATACTGGTGCTGGAATTTCTGATAATGTTTTATATTTTCTTCTTTCCTCAGATGAAAGTATAGTAGTTACAACTCCAGAACTTACAGCTATATTAGATGCTTATGGTGTAATAAAATCTATAGCTCCTGAGAATGCTAATGCTGATATAAAAATATTAGTTAATAGAGTTATTAAGGCTTCTGAAGGTAAAGAAGTAAGCGACAAGATTATTATGACAAGTAAAAAGTATTTAGATATGGATGTTAAATATTTGGGACATGTTATGGAAGATAAAACAATTCCTTATGCAGTTTCTCAGCAGCTTCCATTCTATCAATATGATAATAAATGTCAGGCTTCTATGTCAATACATAATATAGCTAAAAGAATAATTGATATGGAATATGATGACGGCAGAGAGGTAAAAGGTTTTGGAGGATTTATGGAGTCCTTATTATCTTTTGTAAGTAAAAAATGA
- a CDS encoding flagellar biosynthesis protein FlhA, whose translation MNGAKSILDNIKLPSNLSRHSDIMFAIGAVMVIMMLIIPLPSIILDFLLIINIIVSLLILLMVLSIRSANDFSVFPSVLLVMTAFRLALNVSTTRAILTEGANFNGKVITSFADFVVGGNIVVGVVIFIILIIVQFVVITKGATRVSEVAARFALDSMPSKMMAVESELQAGAITDKEAEEKRKKIRGESDFYGTMDGASKFVQGDVIAGIIITVINIVGGLIIGMTMRGEPFTQAVNAYTRFTVGDGLVSQIPSFFMSFATGLLVTRSSSEDNLSTQIAVQVFAKPKNLFIGAGFAFFLMLLPGFPKIALFVIALALFLAGYALKKEQQELGLNEDGTKTDAGEQVHQGPLDVTPFLKVEKIELSVGASLIPLALESEGGDLINRISQIRRELALEVGLVVPPVRIVDNSVIEPDEYTVSINGTEMAKGFVRPNMLLALNANSPDGPSPDCEKVREPAFGLPAYWIKVDEKDMAEKKGFMLFQPTSVIATHFSETIKRNANLLIGREEVQNMLDLIKDDHKALVSEVLAAKPHNESPLGYIQKVLQNLLQEEVPIRNSVAILEGVADAISIMGSEQATELVRSRLASQISQMVADQDRNIRVITLSQQLQNNIAQNLANTGNLQGSQMIAMSFESMQNLIKNIKDAVKLVSDSGVDDIVFLTSPIIRRPLYQFIAKNVGKYKVIATTEIAQGYNVQGIASIK comes from the coding sequence ATGAATGGTGCTAAATCAATTTTAGATAATATAAAACTGCCTTCCAATTTAAGCAGACATAGCGATATAATGTTTGCTATAGGTGCAGTTATGGTAATTATGATGCTTATCATACCATTACCGTCAATAATATTGGATTTCTTACTTATAATAAATATTATAGTATCATTATTGATATTGCTTATGGTGCTTAGTATAAGAAGTGCTAATGATTTCAGTGTATTTCCTTCTGTGCTTCTTGTTATGACAGCATTCAGACTTGCTTTGAACGTATCTACAACTAGAGCGATTCTTACTGAAGGTGCTAACTTTAATGGTAAGGTAATAACTTCATTTGCTGACTTCGTAGTTGGCGGTAATATTGTTGTAGGTGTTGTAATATTTATTATTCTTATAATAGTACAATTTGTTGTAATCACTAAAGGTGCTACAAGAGTATCAGAAGTAGCAGCAAGATTCGCATTAGATAGTATGCCTTCAAAGATGATGGCTGTTGAAAGCGAACTTCAGGCAGGAGCTATCACAGATAAAGAGGCAGAAGAAAAGAGAAAGAAAATCAGAGGTGAAAGTGATTTTTACGGTACTATGGACGGTGCTTCTAAGTTCGTACAAGGGGACGTTATAGCCGGTATCATAATCACTGTTATAAATATAGTAGGCGGACTCATCATTGGTATGACAATGAGAGGAGAGCCTTTTACTCAGGCAGTTAATGCTTATACTCGTTTTACTGTTGGTGATGGTTTAGTAAGCCAGATCCCTTCATTCTTTATGAGTTTTGCTACTGGTTTATTAGTAACTAGAAGTAGTAGCGAAGATAATTTGTCTACTCAAATAGCGGTACAAGTTTTTGCTAAACCTAAGAACTTATTTATAGGTGCAGGTTTCGCATTCTTCCTAATGCTTTTACCTGGATTCCCAAAAATTGCATTATTCGTAATAGCTTTGGCTTTATTCTTAGCAGGATATGCTTTGAAGAAAGAACAGCAGGAGCTTGGACTTAATGAAGATGGTACAAAAACAGATGCAGGGGAACAGGTGCATCAAGGTCCTTTAGATGTTACGCCTTTCTTGAAAGTAGAGAAGATAGAGCTTTCTGTTGGTGCTTCTCTTATACCTTTGGCATTAGAATCGGAAGGCGGGGATTTAATCAATAGAATAAGTCAGATTCGTAGAGAACTTGCTTTAGAGGTTGGGCTTGTAGTTCCTCCTGTTCGTATTGTGGATAACAGTGTAATAGAACCTGATGAATATACAGTGAGTATAAATGGTACTGAAATGGCTAAAGGATTTGTTCGTCCTAATATGCTTTTAGCTTTGAATGCTAATTCCCCAGATGGGCCTAGCCCAGACTGTGAGAAAGTAAGAGAGCCGGCATTCGGACTTCCTGCTTATTGGATTAAAGTTGATGAAAAAGATATGGCAGAGAAAAAAGGCTTTATGTTGTTTCAGCCTACTTCAGTTATTGCTACTCACTTCAGCGAAACTATTAAGAGAAATGCTAATCTTCTTATCGGACGTGAAGAAGTACAGAATATGCTTGATCTTATTAAAGATGATCATAAAGCTCTTGTATCTGAAGTACTTGCAGCCAAGCCTCATAATGAAAGTCCTCTTGGATATATACAGAAAGTATTGCAGAATCTTCTTCAAGAGGAAGTGCCTATCAGAAACAGTGTTGCTATATTAGAGGGTGTTGCTGATGCTATATCAATTATGGGAAGCGAACAGGCTACTGAACTTGTAAGAAGCAGATTGGCATCTCAAATATCTCAGATGGTTGCTGATCAGGATAGAAATATAAGAGTTATTACTTTAAGTCAGCAGCTTCAAAATAATATAGCTCAAAACCTTGCTAATACAGGTAATTTACAAGGTTCGCAGATGATAGCTATGAGTTTTGAAAGTATGCAGAACTTAATTAAGAATATAAAAGATGCAGTTAAACTTGTAAGTGATTCAGGAGTTGATGATATAGTATTTTTAACTTCTCCTATTATAAGAAGACCTTTGTATCAGTTTATAGCTAAAAATGTTGGTAAGTACAAGGTTATAGCTACTACCGAAATAGCACAGGGATATAATGTACAGGGTATTGCTAGTATAAAATAA
- a CDS encoding HAD-IA family hydrolase — translation MPKYINVLFDLDGTITDSAPGIINGALYGIKKINDVYNLNISIPDNDTLRKFIGPPLDTSFRKYCLDDEKLSLDFIKFYREDYNGNDGLFNCTIYDGIYDLIKTLSENNYKVFLATAKPKESALRIIEHFYMTKFFTNFYAPILGGKIKSKLDVLKEALEKENFDKEKTIMIGDRIDDIDAAKNIGIDSIAVKYGFGNEEEFKNATYIVNNTKEIFDILSK, via the coding sequence ATGCCAAAATATATTAATGTATTATTTGATCTTGATGGAACTATAACTGATTCAGCACCTGGTATAATAAATGGTGCTTTATATGGAATAAAAAAAATAAATGATGTATATAATTTAAATATATCTATTCCTGATAATGATACTTTAAGAAAGTTTATTGGCCCTCCTCTTGACACTAGTTTCAGAAAATATTGTTTAGATGATGAAAAATTATCTCTTGATTTTATAAAGTTTTATAGAGAAGATTATAATGGTAATGATGGTTTGTTTAACTGTACAATTTATGATGGTATATATGATTTGATTAAAACTCTTTCTGAAAATAATTATAAAGTTTTTTTAGCCACTGCTAAACCTAAAGAATCCGCTTTAAGAATAATAGAGCATTTTTATATGACAAAATTTTTTACTAATTTCTATGCTCCTATACTTGGAGGAAAAATTAAAAGTAAATTAGATGTATTAAAAGAAGCTTTAGAAAAAGAGAATTTCGATAAAGAGAAAACTATAATGATAGGTGATAGGATAGATGATATAGATGCAGCAAAAAATATAGGAATTGATTCTATCGCTGTTAAATATGGTTTTGGAAATGAAGAAGAGTTCAAAAATGCTACTTATATAGTTAATAATACAAAAGAAATATTTGATATATTAAGTAAGTAA
- a CDS encoding DUF362 domain-containing protein — MPRVINNDCVACGSCVPECAFDAISEGNIYVIDPNKCTDCAACEAVCPSNAINPA, encoded by the coding sequence ATGCCACGTGTTATAAATAACGATTGTGTAGCTTGCGGATCATGCGTTCCTGAGTGTGCATTCGATGCTATTAGTGAAGGAAATATCTATGTGATTGATCCAAACAAATGCACTGATTGTGCTGCTTGTGAAGCTGTTTGTCCAAGCAATGCTATAAATCCAGCTTAA
- the whiG gene encoding RNA polymerase sigma factor WhiG — protein sequence MKMNKKDKDKIPNITNENEQEYWLEFKKTLSPYIREALIIKYSPLVKYVASKISVNMGSHKHIEFQDLVGFGSFGLMDAIDKYNPNRDIKFKTYAVTRIRGAIYDELRKLDYLPRSIRKDVKEIEKAREILEARLSRNIKPQEIADMLGIPISKYNETMKRYIEASPTSLSDVWYVGDDSDEISVIDTLKSNDKTNPEYLAEREDVKNKIIAALKKLPEKEQQVLILYYYDDLTLKEIGKVLDVSESRISQLHTKAIQQLRYSLSEIKKQLL from the coding sequence ATGAAGATGAATAAAAAAGACAAAGATAAAATACCAAATATTACTAATGAGAATGAGCAGGAATATTGGCTTGAGTTTAAAAAGACTCTTTCGCCTTATATAAGAGAAGCTCTAATTATTAAATATTCTCCTTTAGTAAAATATGTGGCAAGCAAGATATCTGTGAATATGGGTTCTCATAAGCATATTGAATTTCAAGATTTAGTTGGATTTGGTTCTTTCGGACTTATGGATGCTATTGATAAATATAACCCTAATAGAGATATTAAGTTTAAAACTTATGCTGTTACTAGAATCAGAGGGGCAATATATGATGAGCTTAGAAAATTAGATTATCTTCCTAGATCTATTCGTAAAGATGTTAAGGAAATAGAAAAGGCAAGAGAAATATTAGAAGCTAGATTAAGCAGAAACATAAAGCCTCAGGAAATAGCAGATATGCTTGGAATACCTATAAGTAAATATAATGAAACTATGAAAAGATATATAGAGGCTTCTCCTACCTCTTTAAGCGATGTTTGGTATGTAGGCGATGATTCCGATGAAATATCTGTAATAGATACATTGAAATCAAATGATAAAACCAATCCGGAATATTTAGCAGAGAGAGAAGATGTTAAAAATAAAATAATAGCTGCTTTGAAAAAACTTCCTGAAAAAGAGCAGCAAGTTCTTATATTATATTATTATGATGACCTTACTTTAAAAGAGATAGGCAAGGTATTAGATGTTTCAGAAAGCAGAATATCTCAGCTTCATACGAAGGCAATACAGCAGTTAAGATATAGTCTTTCTGAGATAAAAAAACAATTATTATAA
- a CDS encoding sigma-70 family RNA polymerase sigma factor encodes MNELKKKILETKKMSEKEKQVLILYYCDDLTLKEIANVLDVSESRISQLHTKAIQQLRYIL; translated from the coding sequence ATGAATGAATTAAAGAAAAAAATATTAGAAACTAAAAAAATGTCAGAAAAAGAGAAGCAAGTTCTAATATTATATTATTGTGATGATCTTACTTTAAAAGAGATAGCCAATGTATTAGATGTTTCAGAAAGCAGAATATCTCAGCTTCATACAAAAGCTATACAGCAATTAAGATATATCTTATAA
- a CDS encoding FapA family protein, whose product MNELKKKILQSDFYKKIYNNKNTRSVELSVASLERGMQEAAAIFQCPIYELSYKVLEEGNKGFFNIGAKPFLVRYTHITYDKSNMGVAAANTYEDIYSEGSVQQKIVFNKDTEVIVRVKRDGVFLKVKPPVGDGKRIEDITVLEEKLIDAGIKEYDSHLAKKMLHEQTGQYVKIAEWDIGKSANNAKISYTITEDKMRAYVTVTKPNKGGREMDLQDVKELLENSGVTFGFQEENVTKCLEEGTFNIPILAAEGRQPVNGENAKIEYLVNVNKKVIPKFIGEDQSIDYKDLTIVENVEKGQKLARKTPATDGEVGRTVLGVKIETKSGKDIEIKEIVGDNVEMSDDGEYIIASISGQVVLKGKLLSVEPIFEVSGDVGPETGNINFIGSVVVKGSVNDNYSIKAEGNIDVHGTVGKCDLEAKGDIMVKLGIQGNENSHVKAGGDVIAKFIQFSNIEAGNNVVVTEAILNSNIDADNRIILIGKRASASGGRLRALREVNGKVLGSQAGAKTFIETGISPAKRRAIDDLDREKEELDISIEETERNIKSLEQAGKLKKLDDEKKEQLQSYKEQLEQANTRREEIVLNREALIQEMEIEKVESTVSAGKEMLPGVELTIGSAEFSIRQSYKAITFFEQDGMIQTEKYRGEPKNEKKLITMINE is encoded by the coding sequence ATGAATGAATTAAAGAAAAAAATATTGCAAAGTGATTTTTATAAAAAGATTTATAATAATAAAAATACTCGTTCAGTGGAATTATCAGTTGCTTCTTTGGAGAGAGGAATGCAGGAAGCTGCTGCTATATTTCAATGTCCTATTTATGAACTAAGTTATAAAGTTCTTGAGGAAGGAAATAAAGGATTTTTTAATATAGGAGCTAAACCTTTTTTGGTGAGATATACTCATATCACTTATGATAAGTCTAATATGGGAGTTGCAGCTGCTAATACTTATGAAGATATATACTCAGAAGGAAGTGTTCAGCAAAAGATCGTATTTAATAAAGATACAGAAGTAATTGTAAGAGTAAAGAGAGATGGAGTATTTTTGAAAGTTAAACCTCCTGTTGGGGATGGTAAAAGAATAGAAGATATAACTGTATTAGAGGAAAAATTAATAGATGCAGGTATAAAAGAATATGATTCTCATTTAGCTAAAAAAATGCTTCATGAACAGACAGGACAGTATGTAAAAATAGCTGAATGGGATATAGGTAAATCTGCTAATAATGCTAAAATTAGTTATACAATTACAGAAGATAAAATGCGTGCCTATGTTACTGTTACTAAGCCTAACAAGGGCGGAAGAGAAATGGATTTACAAGATGTTAAAGAACTACTTGAGAACAGCGGTGTAACATTTGGCTTTCAAGAAGAAAATGTTACAAAATGTTTAGAAGAAGGTACTTTTAATATCCCTATACTTGCTGCTGAAGGCCGTCAGCCTGTAAATGGAGAGAATGCTAAAATAGAATATTTAGTAAATGTGAATAAAAAAGTTATACCTAAATTTATAGGTGAAGATCAGAGTATTGACTATAAAGATTTAACTATAGTTGAGAATGTAGAGAAAGGTCAGAAATTGGCTAGAAAAACTCCTGCTACAGATGGAGAAGTGGGAAGAACAGTATTAGGTGTTAAAATAGAAACTAAAAGCGGAAAAGACATCGAAATAAAAGAGATAGTTGGTGATAATGTTGAGATGTCAGATGATGGTGAATATATAATAGCTTCTATAAGCGGACAGGTTGTACTTAAAGGCAAACTTTTAAGTGTAGAACCAATATTCGAGGTATCAGGAGATGTAGGCCCTGAAACAGGAAATATTAACTTTATTGGAAGCGTTGTTGTTAAAGGAAGTGTAAACGATAATTACTCTATTAAAGCAGAAGGTAATATTGATGTACATGGAACTGTTGGAAAATGTGATCTTGAAGCTAAGGGAGATATTATGGTTAAACTTGGTATTCAAGGAAATGAAAATAGCCATGTAAAAGCGGGAGGAGATGTTATTGCTAAATTTATACAGTTCTCAAATATTGAGGCTGGAAACAATGTTGTAGTTACTGAGGCAATACTTAACTCTAATATCGATGCTGACAATAGAATAATACTTATAGGTAAGAGAGCTTCAGCAAGCGGAGGAAGATTAAGAGCTTTAAGAGAAGTTAATGGTAAAGTATTAGGTTCTCAAGCTGGAGCTAAAACATTCATAGAAACAGGAATAAGCCCAGCAAAAAGACGTGCAATAGATGATTTGGATAGAGAAAAAGAAGAATTAGATATTTCTATAGAAGAAACAGAAAGAAATATAAAATCTCTTGAACAGGCTGGAAAACTCAAAAAACTTGATGATGAGAAAAAAGAACAGCTACAAAGTTATAAAGAACAGTTGGAGCAAGCTAATACTAGAAGAGAAGAAATAGTATTAAATAGAGAGGCATTAATTCAAGAAATGGAAATAGAAAAAGTTGAATCTACAGTAAGTGCCGGTAAAGAAATGCTTCCTGGTGTAGAGCTTACGATAGGCAGTGCAGAGTTTTCTATAAGACAAAGTTATAAAGCTATTACATTCTTTGAGCAAGATGGTATGATTCAAACTGAGAAATATAGAGGCGAACCTAAAAACGAAAAAAAATTGATAACGATGATTAATGAATAG
- the recO gene encoding DNA repair protein RecO, with protein MIKNTEAFILSYNAYKTSSIIASFLTNNSIMQAICHKAKNNSKAFGSDLESISKLNINIYEKKENQLSILKESSIVKNYKILEKSIYSSLAVFYIREVLLYCAKDFDNRYFILMEKTLDALESLEGNNNNNKIKKMYINILMRAFEMKTLHIAGISPHLDKCTICEKNNDLLYYSILEGGLICQKCRNLVKDSINITEYDIAFMRIIKHTSLIEIIKNENLKQIYNESLDNVKYIMNKSIFNHINKTIKSQKVLEEILLT; from the coding sequence TTGATAAAAAATACTGAAGCATTTATACTATCATATAATGCATACAAAACTTCATCTATCATAGCATCTTTTCTTACCAATAATTCTATAATGCAGGCAATATGCCATAAAGCAAAAAATAACTCGAAAGCATTCGGTTCAGATTTGGAAAGTATATCAAAGCTGAATATAAACATATACGAGAAAAAAGAAAATCAGCTGTCAATATTAAAAGAATCTTCTATTGTAAAAAATTATAAAATATTAGAAAAATCTATATACTCATCTTTAGCTGTGTTCTATATAAGAGAAGTATTATTATACTGTGCCAAAGATTTTGATAATAGATATTTTATTCTAATGGAAAAAACATTAGATGCTTTAGAAAGTTTGGAAGGAAATAATAATAATAATAAAATAAAAAAGATGTATATCAATATTTTAATGAGAGCATTTGAAATGAAAACTTTGCATATAGCAGGAATATCACCTCATTTGGATAAATGTACAATATGCGAAAAAAATAATGATTTATTATATTATTCTATATTAGAAGGCGGATTAATATGCCAAAAATGCAGAAATCTAGTTAAGGACTCTATAAATATAACAGAATATGATATAGCTTTTATGAGAATTATAAAGCATACATCTCTTATAGAAATAATAAAAAATGAAAATCTAAAACAAATATATAATGAGTCTTTAGACAATGTAAAATACATTATGAATAAATCAATATTCAATCATATAAACAAAACAATAAAAAGTCAGAAAGTATTAGAAGAAATTTTACTTACTTAA